The proteins below come from a single Nocardioides eburneiflavus genomic window:
- a CDS encoding GntR family transcriptional regulator, whose amino-acid sequence MGTTDPVSPTSDGRSALDAVLEGVLAARRSERTVMSTSADRAARVVREQVVEGHLRSGTRLPEERLASALGVSRNTLREALSQLVAERILVREPNRGVVVATPEVEDVEDVYRVRRLVETAALARGTGHTPERIAAVAAAVTEGREAGARGDWDAVASANQHFHRAVVSLAASPRLDAQMDLLLAEMRLFFHAMGAPERFHQPYLEENAAIAALLTSGDRQGAADRLDAYLARAEDQLVAAFRDRG is encoded by the coding sequence ATGGGTACCACCGACCCCGTGAGCCCCACGAGTGACGGCCGCAGCGCACTCGACGCCGTGCTCGAGGGGGTCCTCGCCGCCCGTCGGTCGGAACGCACGGTGATGAGCACCTCCGCTGACCGCGCCGCCCGCGTGGTGCGCGAGCAGGTCGTCGAGGGCCACCTCCGGTCCGGCACGCGCCTCCCGGAGGAGCGTCTCGCCAGCGCCCTCGGCGTCTCCCGCAACACCCTGCGCGAGGCCCTCAGCCAGCTGGTCGCCGAGCGGATCCTGGTGCGCGAGCCCAACCGGGGCGTCGTCGTGGCCACGCCGGAGGTCGAGGACGTCGAGGACGTCTACCGCGTACGCCGGCTCGTCGAGACCGCCGCCCTCGCGCGCGGCACCGGCCACACCCCCGAGCGCATCGCGGCGGTCGCCGCGGCCGTGACCGAGGGGCGCGAGGCGGGCGCGCGCGGCGACTGGGACGCGGTCGCGTCGGCCAACCAGCACTTCCACCGGGCCGTCGTGTCGCTGGCGGCAAGCCCCCGCCTCGACGCCCAGATGGACCTGCTCCTCGCCGAGATGCGCCTGTTCTTCCACGCGATGGGCGCACCCGAGCGCTTCCACCAGCCCTACCTGGAGGAGAACGCCGCCATCGCCGCGCTGCTCACCTCGGGCGACCGGCAGGGGGCAGCGGACCGGCTCGACGCCTACCTGGCTCGCGCCGAGGACCAGCTCGTGGCCGCCTTCCGCGAC
- a CDS encoding NRAMP family divalent metal transporter has protein sequence MTQHTPADTPAGKPAGKPAGDQPAGQQPAQASGFSRTAVMGAVFLMATSAIGPGFITQTANFTITLGAAFACAIAISIVVDIAVQMNVWRVIGVSGLRAHQLGNAVLPGVGFLLAGLVFLGGVVFNIGNIAGAGLGVNAMLGLDPRIGGAVSAAIAVGIFLSRRAGVALDRIVVLLGLLMIVATLAIAVTSSPPVGEALVSVVAPDTFDFVATTTIIGGTVGGYITYAGAHRLLDSGLTGPQHVGDITRSSIVSILVTGLMRILLFLAILGVVAGGAVLSQDAVGGPAGAAFSAAAGEAGLRVFGVILWSAALTSVIGAAYTSVSFVTTSATAERTRSLITVAFIAFCAVVYLIIEQAPTQLLIFAGTFNGLILPIGFGVLLWVAWRRRDLLHGYRYPGWLLAVGAIAWLLTLYLGYNALLLLGDL, from the coding sequence ATGACCCAGCACACACCAGCCGACACCCCCGCCGGGAAGCCCGCCGGGAAGCCCGCCGGAGACCAGCCCGCCGGACAGCAGCCCGCCCAGGCGTCCGGGTTCAGCCGTACGGCCGTGATGGGCGCCGTGTTCCTGATGGCGACGAGCGCCATCGGACCCGGCTTCATCACCCAGACGGCCAACTTCACGATCACCCTCGGCGCGGCCTTCGCCTGCGCCATCGCGATCTCCATCGTGGTCGACATCGCCGTGCAGATGAACGTCTGGCGCGTCATCGGCGTCTCCGGCCTCCGTGCCCACCAGCTCGGCAACGCCGTGCTGCCGGGCGTCGGCTTCCTGCTCGCCGGCCTCGTCTTCCTCGGTGGCGTGGTCTTCAACATCGGCAACATCGCCGGCGCCGGCCTCGGCGTGAACGCGATGCTGGGCCTCGACCCCCGCATCGGTGGCGCGGTGTCGGCCGCCATCGCGGTGGGGATCTTCCTGAGCCGCCGGGCCGGGGTCGCGCTCGACCGGATCGTGGTGCTGCTCGGTCTGCTCATGATCGTGGCCACCCTGGCGATCGCCGTCACGTCCTCGCCGCCGGTCGGGGAAGCGCTGGTCAGCGTGGTTGCTCCGGACACGTTCGACTTCGTCGCCACCACCACGATCATCGGCGGCACGGTCGGTGGCTACATCACCTACGCCGGCGCCCACCGCCTCCTCGACTCCGGACTGACCGGTCCCCAGCACGTCGGGGACATCACCCGCAGCTCGATCGTGTCCATCCTCGTGACCGGACTGATGCGCATCCTGCTCTTCCTCGCGATCCTGGGCGTCGTCGCCGGCGGGGCGGTGCTCTCGCAGGACGCGGTGGGTGGCCCCGCGGGCGCCGCCTTCAGCGCCGCGGCGGGCGAGGCCGGCCTGCGCGTCTTCGGCGTCATCCTCTGGTCGGCCGCGCTCACGTCGGTCATCGGCGCGGCGTACACGTCGGTCTCGTTCGTGACGACGTCGGCGACGGCAGAGCGCACCCGCAGCCTCATCACGGTCGCCTTCATCGCCTTCTGCGCGGTGGTCTACCTGATCATCGAGCAGGCACCCACCCAGCTGCTGATCTTCGCCGGCACCTTCAACGGGCTCATCCTCCCGATCGGCTTCGGTGTGCTGCTGTGGGTGGCCTGGCGCCGTCGCGACCTGCTCCACGGCTACCGCTACCCGGGGTGGTTGCTGGCCGTCGGCGCGATCGCCTGGCTGCTCACGCTCTACCTCGGCTACAACGCGCTGCTGCTGC